ACAGCATCTCCTCTGTTGCCAGTTGATATCAGTCTACACAATTCAGTTTAAGCCTATTCACTGACGCATAACAGCCTTTTTAAATAAATGATGCGCGACAACTAGCTGGGCAAAAAGCCATCAGCGATGCTACCCTCATAGGGAGTAAGCTGCACCAATCAAGCAGGTTATGCCCCCTGGCAGGTCGAAGGTGGCAGTGTCACCGCCGTAAAAACGCCTGCTATACACAACTATAAGTAAATTAAATAGGCCTCTGACGGCTTGAAAACATTAGCTTTGATGCCATTTATACAGCAAAATTGAAACAGTCGTTTGAATTTGTGTTGAAATTTAACTCTGCATTGGAAAGAATCAGGGGTTATAAAGAGTACGCGCCTCCCTACAACTTTTAATTTCATGCGTGATGCTGAAAGGAGACAACAATGATTTACGAAGGCCAAAATCTAACGGTTGGGCTGTTAGATAACGGTATAGCCGAGTTAGTGTTTGACGCGGCTGGATCGGTTAATAAATTTGACCGCCAGACGATCGATGAATTAGATAAAGCAACCCAGGCGATTGCTAGCGATCCTGATGTTAAAGGTGTTGTAGTCCGTAGCGTAAAATCCGCATTTATTGTTGGCGCTGATATCACTGAGTTCACGGCGATGTTCGAGCAACCGGAAGAAGAAATACTTGAATGGGTTGCCAGAACGTCGCAAGTATTTGACCGCTTTGAAGATTTAGCCGTACCGACGATTGCCGCTATTAACGGCTTCGCATTAGGCGGCGGTTGCGAAATGGCGCTGGCTTGTGACCTGCGGGTTGCGGATACCACCGCCGCCATTGGCCTGCCTGAAGTTAAGTTAGGCCTGATGCCCGGCTTTGGTGGCACAGTGCGCCTGCCCCGACTAATTGGCTCTGATAACGCTTTGGAGTGGATGACCACAGGTAAAGACCGTAAAGGTCAGCAAGCACTGGATGAAGGCGCCATTGACGCCCTGGTTGCACCTGAAAAGCTCGTTGACGCTGCTCTTAGTATGGTTAACGACGCCATCGCAGGTCGACTTGACTGGCTGGCACGCCGTACAACCAAAAAGGCCCCGCTGAAACTGAACAGCAACGAAGCTATGATGAGTTTCTCTACCGCACAGGCATTTGTTGCCGCCAAAGCAGGCAAGCATTACCCGGCGCCGCATATGATGGTTGAAACCGTTAAAAATGCCGCAGGTCTGGACCGTGACGGCGCTCTTGCGCTGGAAAACCAGGGTTTTGTAAAACTCGCCAAAACCGATGCAGCGAAAGCGCAGGTAGGCATTTTCCTGGCCGACCAGTTGGTGAAAGGCAAAGGTAAAAAACTGTCTAAGTCAGCCACTAAAACTGTAACCACTAACGCCGTGCTCGGCGCTGGTATTATGGGTGGCGGTATCTCCTATCAAAGCGCAGTGAAAGGCTTGCCGGTAATTATGAAAGACATCAATCAGAAGGCGCTGGACCTGGGCCTGTCTGAAGCTGCGAAAATTCTTAACAAAGGGATGCAATTAGGCAAAGTTGACGCCGATAAAATGGCGTCAACCCTTAACAGCATTACCCCTACTTTAGAATACAGCGCCATAAAAGATGTCGACATGGTGATCGAAGCGGTTGTTGAAAACCCGAAAGTGAAGAGCTCGGTACTGAAAGAAACCGAGCAGCATGTTGGCAATGAGACGATTTTGTGTTCCAACACGTCGACTATTTCGATAAACCAGTTAGCCGAAAGCCTTGAGCGGCCTGAGTTATTCTGTGGCATGCATTTCTTTAATCCGGTACATCGCATGCCCCTGGTAGAAATTATCCGCGGTGAGAAAACCTCAGACGACACCATTGCCACCGTCGTCGCTACCACGCTTAAGATGGGTAAAACCCCGATTGTGGTTAACGATTGCCCTGGCTTTCTGGTCAACCGGGTATTATTCCCTTACTTTGCCGGCTTCTCCAAACTGGTTCTTGACGGCGCCGACTTTACCGCCGTAGATAAAGTGATGGAGAAACAGTTTGGCTGGCCTATGGGTCCTGCCTATCTGCTGGACGTCGTGGGCATGGACACTGCCGATCACGCCGCCTCGGTAATGGCCGACGGCATCCCGGAGCGGATGCAAAAGATAGCCAATGATCCGGTAACGCTATTGTTTAAAAACGATCGCCTCGGCAAAAAGAACGGCAAGGGCTTTTATAACTTTAGCAAGGATAAGCGCGGCAAACCCACCAAGGATGCGGCAGAAGAGGCCTATGCCCTGATTAAGCCACAGCAATCTGATGAACAGACATTCACTAGCGAGGAAATTATTGCCCGCCTGATGATTCCTATGGCCAACGAAGCGATTCGCTGCCTGGAAGAAGGCATTGTGGCAAGTGCTGAAGAAGCTGATATGGCGCTCATTTATGGTCTGGGCTTCCCCCCCTTCCGCGGCGGTATTTTCCGTTATATTGAAACTATGGGATTAGCGAATTTTGTCGAACTTGCCGACAAATACGCTCATCTTGGGCCGATTTACCAAATTACTGACGGCGTACGAAAAATGGCCGCAGACGGTAAGTCATACTTCGCATAATCACCTTAGGAGAATAAATAATGAAAGATGTCGTAGTAATAGACTGTATTCGTACCCCCATGGGTCGTTCCAAGGGTGGTGTTTTCAGAAACGTTCGCGCCGAAACGCTTTCCGCACATCTGATGAGCGCGCTGCTGGCGAGAAATCCCGGTGTTGATCCCAGCGAAATTGAAGACATTATCTGGGGCTGTGTGCAACAAACTAAAGAACAGGGGTTCAATGTTGCCCGTAACGCACAACTGTTAACCAATATTCCACGCAGCACTGCCGCAGTCACCGTTAACCGTTTATGCGGATCGTCAATGCAGGCATTGCACGATGCCAGCCGTGGTATCATGACCGGTCAGGGAGATGTATACATGATCGGTGGTGTTGAACACATGGGGCACGTACCGATGACGTTCAATTTGGACTTTCATCCGGGACTGGCTAAATATACCGCGAAAGCGTCGGGCAATATGGGCATGACCGCCGAATTGCTGGGCCGTCAAAATGGCATTACCCGCGAAATGCAGGATGCTTTCGGTGCGCGCTCGCATCAACGCGCTCATCAGGCTCACCTGGAAGGCCGTTGGGCTAACGAAATCGTGCCCACCGAAGGTCATGATGCCGACGGCGTACTAAAGCTTATTGATCACGATGAAGTTATTCGTCCTGAGACCACCACCGACACACTATCAGGCCTGCGACCAGTATTCGATCCGGTAAACGGCACTGTTACCGCTGGTAACGCGTCGGCCATTTCTGACGGTGCATCCGCCATGTTATTGATGTCTGCTGAGCGCGCTAAAGCTCTGGGCCTGACGCCCCGGGCGAAAATCCGCGCAATGGGTGTAGCAGGTTGCGATGCGGCAATCATGGGCTATGGCCCGGTACCCGCTACCCAGAAAGCCCTTAAGCGAGCCGGCATGAGCATGGATGATATTGAGATTGCCGAGTTCAACGAAGCCTTTGCAGCACAAGCGTTAAGCTGTATTAAACAGCTGGGTTGGCTGGATAAATATGATGACAACGTGAACCTCAACGGTGGTGCCATAGCACTTGGCCACCCACTGGGATGCTCCGGGTCACGGATCAGCACGACGTTGCTCAACCTGATGGAAGCGAACAACAAGTCGGTGGGGTTAGCG
The genomic region above belongs to Alteromonas gilva and contains:
- the fadB gene encoding fatty acid oxidation complex subunit alpha FadB yields the protein MIYEGQNLTVGLLDNGIAELVFDAAGSVNKFDRQTIDELDKATQAIASDPDVKGVVVRSVKSAFIVGADITEFTAMFEQPEEEILEWVARTSQVFDRFEDLAVPTIAAINGFALGGGCEMALACDLRVADTTAAIGLPEVKLGLMPGFGGTVRLPRLIGSDNALEWMTTGKDRKGQQALDEGAIDALVAPEKLVDAALSMVNDAIAGRLDWLARRTTKKAPLKLNSNEAMMSFSTAQAFVAAKAGKHYPAPHMMVETVKNAAGLDRDGALALENQGFVKLAKTDAAKAQVGIFLADQLVKGKGKKLSKSATKTVTTNAVLGAGIMGGGISYQSAVKGLPVIMKDINQKALDLGLSEAAKILNKGMQLGKVDADKMASTLNSITPTLEYSAIKDVDMVIEAVVENPKVKSSVLKETEQHVGNETILCSNTSTISINQLAESLERPELFCGMHFFNPVHRMPLVEIIRGEKTSDDTIATVVATTLKMGKTPIVVNDCPGFLVNRVLFPYFAGFSKLVLDGADFTAVDKVMEKQFGWPMGPAYLLDVVGMDTADHAASVMADGIPERMQKIANDPVTLLFKNDRLGKKNGKGFYNFSKDKRGKPTKDAAEEAYALIKPQQSDEQTFTSEEIIARLMIPMANEAIRCLEEGIVASAEEADMALIYGLGFPPFRGGIFRYIETMGLANFVELADKYAHLGPIYQITDGVRKMAADGKSYFA
- the fadA gene encoding acetyl-CoA C-acyltransferase FadA produces the protein MKDVVVIDCIRTPMGRSKGGVFRNVRAETLSAHLMSALLARNPGVDPSEIEDIIWGCVQQTKEQGFNVARNAQLLTNIPRSTAAVTVNRLCGSSMQALHDASRGIMTGQGDVYMIGGVEHMGHVPMTFNLDFHPGLAKYTAKASGNMGMTAELLGRQNGITREMQDAFGARSHQRAHQAHLEGRWANEIVPTEGHDADGVLKLIDHDEVIRPETTTDTLSGLRPVFDPVNGTVTAGNASAISDGASAMLLMSAERAKALGLTPRAKIRAMGVAGCDAAIMGYGPVPATQKALKRAGMSMDDIEIAEFNEAFAAQALSCIKQLGWLDKYDDNVNLNGGAIALGHPLGCSGSRISTTLLNLMEANNKSVGLATMCIGLGQGIATIFERV